The window AATTCTATCAACAAGAGAACTGAACCTTCATTGATAAATAAAAAAGTTGAAATAGAAGAGCATCGTGATATTAATCAGGTTCATATTTGTATTGCTCGCAAAACATTTGGTGCGAAAGATGAAAGGAGGACAGCCCTTGCAATTCTAAATACTTTGCTTGGTGGAATGACAAGCTCTCGTTTGTTCCAATTGATTAGAGAACAAGAGGCACTTGCTTATAACATTACTTCTTTTTTAAATAATTATTACGATGCTTCTGTTTTTGGAGTTTATCTCAGTACATCGTTGAACAATTATCAGAGAACAATTGACTTAATTCAAAAAGAATTTCAATCTATTGTTTTAAATGGAATTAGAGATGAAGAACTTGAAATCGCTCGCAATTATCTAAAGGGTGGAATTTCAATGTCCCTTGAGAATACTTCAGCAAAATCAACTCATCTAGCTATGAATGAATTTTACTATGGTGAAGTTAAATCTCTCGAAGAAATTTTTAATCTCGTTGATCGTATCAAAAAAGAGGATATTTTCAATCTTGCTGAAGAACTTTTGAAGTGGGAGGAATATTCAATTTATAAAATTATGCCAAAGTCGGGAGGAAGAAATGGGAAATAAAGCTGTTCCTTCAATTTCGAATCGTGCTCGATCAATGCAGGCTTCTCCGCTAAGGAAGCTTGCATCAATTGCTGAAGAAAGGAAGAAAAACGGAATCAAAGTTTACCACTTAAATATTGGTCAGCCCGATCTTCCAACGGATAAAATTTTTTATGAGCAACTTCTAAAAATTCCTCAAACAACCGTTGCTTACGCTCCATCGAATGGAATGCCGCAAACAATAAAAGCATGGAAAAAATACTTCGAGCACGTTGGAATTCAATTCGATGAGAAAGAAATAATTGTAACTCAAGGCGGTTCCGAAGCGATCATTTTTGCAATGTGTTCTATTTGTGATGTTGACGAAGAAATAATTGTTTTTGAACCATTTTATACTAACTACAATGGTTTCGCTACTCTGGTAGATGTCAAACTGGTCCCAATTCCACTTTCAATTCAAAATGGATTTCATCTGCCAACAGAAGAAGAAATTGAAAAATACATTACTCCAAAAACCAGAGGAATTTTAATTACCAATCCCTCAAATCCTACTGGTACAGTTTATTCAAAAGAAGAATTACAACGATTGGTTAATCTTGTTAAAAAATACAATTTATTTTTGTTAAGCGATGAAGTTTATCGTGAATTTGCCTACGAAGGTAAATTTTTTAGTGTGATGGATTTTCCCGAGATTAGTCAACAAACAATTTTACTCGATAGTGCATCAAAGCGATTTAATTTGTGCGGAGCAAGAATTGGAGTGCTTGCAAGTCATAATGAAGATGTAGTTCAATCAGCTTTTAAGTTTGGAATGGCAAGACTATCCGTTGCAACAATTGAACAGCTCGCTATAATCCCGATGCTTGAAAATCCATTTACATATACAGCGCCAATCGTTGAAGAATTTCGAAGAAGAAGAGATGTTGTTTATGAAGCTCTTTCTCAGATAAATGGAGTTACATATTATAAACCAGAAGGTGCATTTTACATCATCATCGGTTTACCTGTTAAAGACTCAGAACATTTTGCTCGATGGTTAATTGAAGAATTTGATTACAATAAAGAAACTGTTCTATTAGCTCCAGCTCAAGGATTTTATGCAACTCCCGGCAAAGGAACTAATGAAGTAAGACTTGCTTTTATGCTCAATGTAGACGATATGAAAAAATCATTGAAAATTATTTCTATTGCACTTGAAGAATATTTAAAGAAATTTAACTAAAAAGAGTAGGTTGAAAATGCCAAAAATTACAATTGACGGAATTCAATACGACTTTAACCCCGGTGAAACAATAATTCAAATTGCTAAAAGAAATGGAGTCGAAATTCCCCATTACTGCTGGCATCCAAAACTCTCAGTTTCGGGGAATTGTCGAATGTGCCTTGTCGAAGTGGAAAAAATGCCTAAGCTTGTAATTGCCTGCGCAACTCAAGCAATGGATGGAATGGTTGTTCACACTAAATCA is drawn from Ignavibacteria bacterium and contains these coding sequences:
- a CDS encoding pyridoxal phosphate-dependent aminotransferase, with amino-acid sequence MGNKAVPSISNRARSMQASPLRKLASIAEERKKNGIKVYHLNIGQPDLPTDKIFYEQLLKIPQTTVAYAPSNGMPQTIKAWKKYFEHVGIQFDEKEIIVTQGGSEAIIFAMCSICDVDEEIIVFEPFYTNYNGFATLVDVKLVPIPLSIQNGFHLPTEEEIEKYITPKTRGILITNPSNPTGTVYSKEELQRLVNLVKKYNLFLLSDEVYREFAYEGKFFSVMDFPEISQQTILLDSASKRFNLCGARIGVLASHNEDVVQSAFKFGMARLSVATIEQLAIIPMLENPFTYTAPIVEEFRRRRDVVYEALSQINGVTYYKPEGAFYIIIGLPVKDSEHFARWLIEEFDYNKETVLLAPAQGFYATPGKGTNEVRLAFMLNVDDMKKSLKIISIALEEYLKKFN